The Cloacibacillus sp. DNA window ATGTGCTCAACGCGAAGGTACACGATAAAGAGGCCTCGATCGTTGCCCAGGCGGGCCGTCTAGGCGCGGTCACCGTCGCCACCAACATGGCGGGACGCGGAACCGACATCGTTCTTGGCGGAAACCCTGAGTTCCTCGCGCGCGAGGAACTTGAGAAGCAGGGCATAGATACGGCGGCGGAGCCTCAGCTCTATGCCGAGACCCTTGAAAGATATAAGGCGGCCTGCGCCGAAGAACACGATAAGGTCATCGAGACGGGCGGACTGCGCATCATCGGCACCGAACGCCATGAGTCGCGCCGTATAGACAACCAGCTCCGCGGCCGTTCCGGACGCCAGGGCGACCCCGGCGAGAGCCGCTTCTATATCGCCCTTGAGGACGACCTGATCCGCCTCTTTGGCGGGGACCGGATTTCCGGCATTATGGACAAGCTGGGCATGGAAAAGGGCGAATCTATAGAACATCCGCTGCTCTCCAAGGCGATCGAAAACGCCCAGAAAAAAGTCGAAGAGATGCATTTTGACATCCGTAAGCAGCTCCTCTCCTATGACAACGTGATGAACCGCCAGCGCGAGGCGGTCTATCGCGAGCGCGCGGAGATACTTGACGATAAGGATATCGTTGAGCGTACCCTTGGGGTTCTTGAGGATACCGCCCAAGCGCAGCTTGACAAGATATTCGCAGACAAGAGCGCCGACGAGCCGGATGTGGCCTCAGTCAGCGTTCGTCTGAACGCTCTCTTCTGGCCCGGCATCGCGCGCCACCTTGACGGCGTGCAGGCGGAGGCGGAACTTGAAGAGGTGCGTCCGAAGATCATCGAAGAGATACGCGCGCGCTTTAACCAGAAGACGGCGGAGCTTGGTGAAGAGCTCTCGGAGCAGATATTCAGATATATATTCCTCGAGGTGCTCGACAAGAACTGGAAGGAACACCTGCTCGCGATGGACGAGCTGCGCCGCGGCATCGGGCTGCGCGCCATAGGCCAGAAGGACCCGCTTGTCGAATACCAGTTTGAATCATTCAACCTCTTCCAGGAGATGCTCAATCAGGTACGCGAGGGTATCACCGAATTTGCGCTGCGCGTCTCGGTGGTTACCAGGGAGCCGGAGAGGGAAGAGCGCAGTAAGAAGTGGCGCGAAAGCCGTGACGCCTTAGATATTCCGGCGGCATCCGGCGGTTCCTACAATGATGATATGGAAAACCCCGGCGCGCTCGCGACGGCACAGAAGACGCAGCCGATAGTGAACGAAGTAAAGATCGGGCGTAACGACCCCTGCCCCTGCGGCAGCGGGAAAAAATACAAACAGTGCTGTGGAAGAGATAAATAGAGATAGGAGGCGCGATATCACGATTATGAAGGATAATTTCTTCAAGAAGGCCGCCGTATTTGCGGCCGCGCTGCTGATTCTCTCCTCAAGCGCCGTCGCCGCCTGCGCATGGAACAGCGGGGATGAGATCGCGCGCCTGAAAAAGGAGGTCCCTTCGCTGGAGACCTTCGGAGACAACAGCGCGGTCATATGGCTCCGCAATAATGAATCAAGGATGCTGGCCGACGGATCGATGGAAAACAGGCGCTATACCATCATAATGATGGGCGAGCGGGTGCCTGAGGACTGGAAGACGCTGCGCTATCCGGTCCCGGCTGACGGTTCGCTCGTCGTAGAGGAGGCCGCCTGGTACAACCCTATGACCGGCATGAAAGAGGGTTCTCTGCCCGTAAGCGAGGAAAAGCTTGCGGGCGGCGCCGCTGCGAGCGTCATATCGGTGCCCGATGATACCGTCGGCCGCGCCGTCGTGATCGTCGTCAAAGAGAACCGCGCGAACCGCTACGGCGTGGATGAGACGGTCAATATGGCCGGAAGCCTGCCAATCTGGGAGCAGAACGTCAGTGTCGAACTTCCCGAGGGCATGGAGATATTCTGGACAGGCCGCGATATGAAAGAGCCCCTCATCACAAAACAGAACAACGTCCAGCGTTATAGCTGGCAGGTTATGAACCAACTGCCATGGCACGGAGAGGGGTTTGTTACAAATGAGCGTCCGATGCTCTCTTTCAGCTCTAAAAAAGGAGTGCTTCACAGCCTTCGTATGATTCGTGAAATGGCCGCCTCGATGCCTTCGCTGCCTCTGCCCGTTTCGATGAAGGGCGACTCGGCGCGAGCCGGTGCGAGGCTGATCGAATGGATCGGCGCCCCGGAACGTACCCTGGCCGGTTATCCGGAAAACTGGGTCCGCGCTGCGGACCAGATCCCGCCGGAGGGGCCGTGGACGCCGTGGGAACAGACGCTGCTGCTCAATAAGTGGCTTGCCTCGCAGGGCTGGACGGTCTCGCTCTGGCTTGAGGGCAGGATGCCCCTTGACGACACGACGCCGGCCTCCACGACGCTCTTTGCCTATCCCGTCCTTGAGCTGAAGCCGCGCGAGGGGGCGAAGTCTTCCTATTTTAAGGCGGGGCTGCCCTTTACGTTTGACCGTGTGCCCTCGTCGATTGCCGGAACCGAGCTCTATGGGCTGAAGGACGACGAATATGTGACGAAGAGGCTTCCCGCCGGTTCGTCGTCGGACAACCGCCTCGCGCTTCTGTGGCGGCTCAAGCTTGACGATCAGGGCAAAGCTGAGGGTAAACTCGACGTGACGGTCACCGGCGGCTGGAGCGATATCTTCTCCGGCAACGAGGTGCCGTCGCTGAACAAGATCGGGACATTCCTTCTCGCGAAGATAAACTTCGCTATACCGGGAATGGATATCACTCCGACTGCGGTGGAACCGCTCCCGACCGGTTACAAGCTCTCGTTCGACGTCAGGTGCGTTCCTGGTATCATCCACGGAGGCAGCATGCTGCTGCGGCTGCCGGGCGGCATACCGCTGCGTGTCAGTGAAATGATCGGCAGGGAGAAAAAATATACTCTGCGCTTCCCCTTCATCATCGATCAGAAGGTGAGGATGTCGATGCCCAAAGGATTCAGGATGCTCCAGACGCCGCCGCTGAAGCAGCTTGGCACCGGCACTAAGGCGGTGCTCAAGGAGTCGATCATGCACTGGCCAAAGAAGGCCGAGCTGCTTGCGGACAGTACTTGGGTTGTTAAGAGCCGCGAGATAGACGGCACGCTGGCGCAGGTGCTGAGAGAAGAGCTTGCCGCCTCGCTGCGGTGGCCGGTTCTCGACCTGCCGTTCAGGAAATAATATAAGCCGGCAGTATACGCCGTCCCCGCCATTTTCCTGCATGAGCCGGCAGGCGCGGCGCGTATGAGGCATAGTTTTAGAAAGTTTACATATAAGGAGTGTCGGACTTGCAGAACATGACAGACGAACTGAAACAGGCGCTTGATACGGCCGTGAAGGCTGTGGCCGCCGAGAAGAACTACCAGATACCGGAGGGCTTTATTGTACGCCTTGAGCGTCCCCGCCAGGAGGGGCACGGCGACTGGGCGACGAACATCGCGATGCAGCTCTCGAAGCCCTTTGGCGTTAAACCCCGCGACCTGGCCGAGGATATAATCGCCAAACTTCCCAAGGATTCGGTGATCGAGAGGGCCGAGGTCGCCGGACCCGGCTTTATGAACTTCACCCTCTCCTCAAACTGGGTGACGGAGACGGTGAAAAACGCCATCGAAAAGGGTGACGGCTACGGAAGAAGCAATGTCGGCGGCGGACGCCGCATACAGGTCGAATTTGTCAGCGCGAACCCGACGGGGCCGCTCCACATGGGGCACGGCCGCGGCGCGGCGGTCGGCGATATAACGGCCTCACTGCTGGATTTTGCCGGTTATAATGTCGAGCGTGAATATTACATAAACGACGCCGGCCTTCAGATGGAGCTGCTCGGCAAATCGGCTCAGGCCCGCTACTTTGAGGCGCTGGGACGCGCCGAAGAGGCGCCGATGCCCGAGGACGGCTATCATGGGGATTATATGTCCGATATTGCGAAGTCCTACGTGGAAAAATACGGCGACTCGCTGGCGCAGAAGCCGCTTGAGGAGACGCTGCCGTTTTTCTCCGAGGAGACCGGCAGACTGGTCCTGGAACTGATCAAGAAAGACCTCGAAGATTTCGGCGTCAAGTTTGACGTCTGGTTCTCGGAGAAGTCGCTTTATGACGACAACCTTGTGGAGCCCGCGATGCAGGCCCTCAAAGAGCGCGACTACGCCTATGAGGACGAGGGGGCCCTTTGGTTCCGTTCCACGATGTTCGGCGATGACAAGGACCGCGTCCTCATCCGTTCAAACGGGATGCCCACCTACTTTACCTCGGACGTCGCCTATCTTAAGAATAAATATGACCGCGGGTTTGAGAAGAATATATATGTCTGGGGCGCCGACCATCACGGCTACGTGCCGCGTCTTAAATCGGTGAATAAGGCCTTTGGCTTCCCTGACGACGGCATCGACGTGCTCCTTATCCAGATGGTGAACCTTCTCCGCGACGGCAAGCCGGTGCAGATGTCGAAACGCGCGGGTACGATCGTGACGCTGCGTGAGATCATGGACGAGGTGGGCCGCGACGCGGCGCACTTCTTCTTCGTCATCCGCCGCTGTGACAGCACCGTCGACTTTGACCTTGAACTGGCGAAAAAAGCCTCGTCTGAGAACCCTGTATTCTATATCCAGTATGCGCACGCGCGCATCTGCAGCATCAGGCGCGAGCTTGCCGAGCGCGGCATACCGATGCCGACGATGGAAGATTTTGACGTGAGCCTGCTCACGGACCCGACCGAGATAAATCTCGCGAAGGCGGTCTCTCGCTTCCCTGAAGAGATCATGAAGGCCGCCGAGGAGACGGCGCCGCACCGCCTCGTCTACTACGCGACGGAGCTGGCGGAGGCCTTCCATGCCTTCTATAACGCGCAGCGTGTCCTTGGTGTTGAGGAAAATGTGATGAAGAGCCGTATCCTTCTCATGGAGGCGGCGCGCGTCACGCTGAAAAACGCTCTCGGCATCCTCGGAGTGTCGGCTCCCGAGAAGATGTAGGGCGGGCGGCGGAGCCCCGTCTCTGGGATGAACGCGCCGAAACTGCGCTGGGTGCTCTTCGGAGCGGCGGTGACCTTTATGATCGCGGTGCTTTTGACCTCCTTCTTCAAGGAGATCGAGAAGATCGACGTGCTTACTTCCGCGCTCGACAGCAGGATGGAAGAGCTGGTCAAAGAGGAGCGAAAAACCCAGAAGCTAAAACAGGATATCCGCTACTACAGCACTCCGGAGGGAATTGCGCGTCTTGCCACCGAGCAGTTCAATCTGGTGCAGTCCGGCGACCGGATCTATAAAATCGAGATAACGTCAAAGGACAGCTTGCAATAGCGGTCCGCTTGAAGTATAATACTAAATTGTGTTTCCCTGTCTCTTCCATAGAAGAGGCCAGAGTCCAAAGGGAGGAGGTGAAGTACGTGCGGTCTTACGAAATGGTTGTAATATTTAAGGCTGATATCGAGGATCATAAAACAGTTTCCGAAGATACGGCCGAGATTGTGCGCGGATTGGGAGCAGAGGTTGAGAAGATCGACCTTTGGGGCAAAAAGCGTTTTGCCTACCCCATCGACAAACAGCTAGAGGGCTTTTACACTCTCTACACGTTTAAGCTCGACCCCGCGCAGGTTAAGGAAATGGAACGTCTCCTTAGCCTCAAGCCTTACGTTGTGCGGCAGATGGTCGTCAACCTTGAGGAGAAGTAGGTCTTATGTCCAGAGGATATAACAGGACAGTGCTGATGGGCAACTTGGCACGCGATCCGGATGTAAGATTTACGCCCAACAAACAGAAGGTGGCGCGTATCACAGTAGCCATAGGACGCCAGTGGAAGAACAAAGCCACCGGCGAGCTTCAGAGCCATACGGATTTTATCCCCGTGGTGGCCTGGGGCGCCTCCGCGGATCTCTGTGAGCGTTATCTTAAGAAGGGGCGCCCTGTATTGGTCGAAGGAAGAATCACCGTGCGTGATTTCGACGACATCAAGACAGGCCAGCACCGTTGGGTCACGGAGGTCGTAGCTGAGAACATCGTTCTTCTGAGTTCAGGCCGCAGAGAAGATGAAGGTTCCGGCGGTTATCAGCAGCAGAGTTACGGCGGAGGCCAGCAGTCCGGTTACGGACGCGCGCCGCAGCCGCAGTCCAACGCCATGGCGGCTCCAGATATGGGCAGCTTGAGAGGCGAGGCCGGCTTTGAGGATGATTTCCCGCTTGATTTTTCCGAGCTCGGAGGCCCTGATTCGTCAGGAGATGTAGAGATACCGTTCTAGTAGAAAGAGGTGGATAGGCAATGGAAAACGCATTCAACCGCAAGCGTCGCAAGCGCAGGCCGAAGGTATGCCATTTCTGCGTAGATAAAGTCGAGCACATCGACTACAAAGAAATAGACAAACTTAAGAAATATATAACGGAACGCAGCAAGATAATCCCCCGCCGCGTAACGGGTACATGTGCGAAGCACCAGCGCCAGCTGACGCGCGCGATCAAGCGCGCGAGGCTTATCGCGCTGCTGCCCTTCACATCCGACTAAATCGGCGTTTATAAGCACGATTTGCGTCATAAAATGGGGGCTCCGAATCCTCACCGTATGAAGATACGGTTCCGGTATCGGAGCCCCCATTTCATTTAGCAACTCGCACTTCTAAACGCCGATTTCCTTCGGATGGGAAAAGAGATAAATTACGATTTAGCTTTGTTTTGTCATGCCGGGCTTGGCCCGGCATCCAGAGACTCTGGAGCCCTTGCCCGAGGGCGCGGGCCGTGTGTTTGCAAGCGTTGATGAGGCGCGATTTTATAGTTTTTTTATGCGGGAGCCGATTCAAGCGGAGACGCCAGTACGATATTCGGGAAGATGTCGCCTGCGGCACCTACAATTCTTTTAACTGCTGTTATAATATGTGGGAGTCTGCGGCTCTCTTTTTGATAAAACTGGCGGAGGTTTGACGTGAAGGGTAAAGTTATTTTTGAGTGGTTTTTCTGGATATTGCTGAGCGTTCTTATGTTTATGGCTGGCATCGAGATCGCCTTCTTGTCGCCGCTGATAATTTTGGCCGCGCCGGTGCCGCTGATGATTCTCGTCTGCCGGCAGGGGGCGCGTGAGGGGACGCTGGGGGCCGTCTTCGGGACCCTCTTTGTCTATGTCATTATGGGGCCGGTCTCGGCCTTTCTCTATACCTGTGAATTCGCTCTGCTAGGCCTTCTGATGGGTATCCTGATGATCAAGGTCCGCAGCGGGGCGGACTATGTCATCTTCGCGCTGCTTGCCTCGCTGGCGGTGAAGATGCTGATGATGGGAGGCTTCCACTATGCCGCGGGGGTCAATCCCTTCATGATGACGCCGGAGGCGGCGCAGGGATTGGCGGCCTCCGTCTCGGCGGCACTTTCACAGGGAGGGGTCCCCGTATCGCCGGAGAGCGTCAATGAGTATGTGGAGACGATGGCGCAGACCATTTCACTGATGATGCCCGCGATGCTGATTCTCTTTGCCGCGGCGGATACCATGACTGGCTATGTGCTTACGCGGCTCTATTTTAAACGGGCCGGAGGCGTGAAGCTGCCGGCGCTGCCGCCATTCGTCCACTGGCGTTTTCCTAAGAATATATTCTGGGCGCTGCTGGCGGCGCTCATTCTTGATATGGCCTCCAAGGCCTTTCCCGACGACGGACTCTACCGGATGCTTTCGCTGAACCTCATGGAGGTGCTGCGCGGGATATTCCTTGTCGAGGGGCTCTCACTGCTCTGGTATTTCATGAGCGCCTACAAGGTGAACAAGGCGATCCGTGTGATATTGACGCTCTTCTGCGCCTTTTTCGCCCCGGTGTCGTATGTGCTCTCAATGATCGGTATCTTTGATATATGGTACGATTTACGCAGGCGTATTAAATTAAGGAGGAAATAGAAATGAAAGTAATTTTAAAGCAGGATGTCGCAAAGGTTGGTAAAAAGGGAGAACTGATAGAGGTCTCCGACGGCTACGGACGCAACTTCCTCATCGGGCGCGGGCTCGCCGAAGAGGCTACGGCTGGAAGGATGCGCGAATATCAGGAATACCAGAAGACGCAGAAGGCGCGCGACGACAAGCGTCAGAAGGCCGCGGAAGATATGAAGAAAAAACTTGGCGGCAAGCTTGTTCCCGTAAAGGTCAGCGCGGGCGAGGGCGGAAAGCTCTTTGGCAGCGTCACCTCCGCGCAGGTCGCCGAGGCGTTGTCGGCTCAGTTCATGGTAAACATAGATAAAAAAGATATCAAGCTTGACGAATCTATCAAGCAGGCTGGCTCGCACACCTTCAGGATAAAGCTCTATCCCGGCATTGAGGCTGAGATGACGCTCAAGGTGGAGACTGAATAAGTTTTGGAGAACAACAGCGCCATAGACAGGATACCGCCGTTCAACCTTGAGGCTGAGAGGTCTGTCCTTGGCTCATGCCTTCTTGACTCGGAGGCTCTGACCGCCGTTATGGAAGGCCTCTCCTCCGAGGATTTTTACGACCCGCGCCACCGCAAGGCCTTCGAGGTGATGGAGTCGATGGCCTCGCGCAACGTCGCCGTAGACTCTCTCACCTTTCGTGATGAGATAAAAAAGCAGAGCCTTGAAGAGCGCCTCGGCGGAATATCCTTTATCGCCTCTCTGATGGAATCTGTTACGACGACCGCCAATATCGAATATCATATCGGCATCGTGCGCGACAAGTCGATACACCGTGCGCTCATCGTCGTCGGCAGCGATATTTCGCGTCTCGGTTTCAGCGAGGACGTCGAGGTGGACGACGCGCTGGAGACCGCGGAGCAGCGGGTATTCGAGATTGCGCGCACGGGAAAGACCACCAACATACGCTCCACGCGCGAAGTGCTGGTCTCGGCGATGGCCGATATCGAAAAGCGTCTCGCCGGAGGGCTGGCCGTCACGGGCGTTCCCTCCGGATTCAAAGATTTTGATAGCATGTCCGCCGGCCTGCAGCCGGGCGGGCTTTATATACTGGCGGCGCGTCCCTCGATGGGAAAGACGGCCTTCGCGATAAACATCGCTCAGTACGCGGCGATGCAGGAGAACATTCCCGTTCTCGTCTTCAGCCTGGAAATGTCGGCGGAGCAGATAGTGCAGCGAATGCTATCCTCGGAGGCGAAGGTCAATCTTAGGGCTCTCTTTGAGACAAAACGCCAGCAGAACGAACAGTGGAAACGGCTGAAAGACGCCGCGGCGGCGATCGAGAAGAGCCCCGTCTTTATTGACGACAGTTCGCCGCTGAACACGATGGAGCTGCGCGGGCGCTGCCGCCGTTTTTTCGCGAAATACGGCGAGGGGCGCGGCCTCATAGTCGTCGACTATCTCCAGCTGATGCACGCGGCGCGGCGGATAGAGAACCGTACCCAGGAGGTCTCTGAGATATCGCGCACGCTGAAGAGCATCGCGCGTGAATTCAAGGTGCCTGTGCTCGCGCTCTCGCAGCTTTCACGCGACGTTGAAAAGCGCGACAAGAAGAAGCCTCAGCTCTCCGACCTTCGCGAAAGCGGCGCGATAGAGCAGGACGCCGACATGGTCATCTTTCTCTACCGCGAAGCCTATTACGCGCAGGAGAACGATACGAACGACGCGACTGCGGAGGTTATTATCGCAAAGAACCGAAACGGGCCAACCGGAAAGGTCGATCTTGTCTTCTTCCGCGAATTCGCGCGGTTTGAAAACGGTTACAGCAGCGGATATTAAGTCGCGTCCGCCAATGTGCGGCGCGGCGAAAAAAGGTGATTCCTGGTGAAAACATCGAATAAGAAGAGAACTACAGAGAGTAAATCCTCGTGGGGACTGCTTGACGGCGGCCCAGTACCGCTGGTGCCGCGGTGGATATTTTATCCGCTGATTTTCGTCTCACTCGCTCTGCCGAACCTGATATTCTCGGGTATTAACTGGTTCGATACGCTTCACATAATGAAATGGGCCTGGGCGATGGTGCCTGTCGCTCTGATATCGCTGATTGGCGGTTCTATCCTCGCCCTCTACGGCGCGGAGCGTACCGGCTTCCGCCTTGATATCTTCGGCGGCGTATGGTTTTCGCTGCTGGCCTTTGTCTCGCTGCAGCCGCTGTGGGCCGATATCTTTGCCCTTTCCACCTATATGAAGGAATGGTTCTTCTTTGCGACGCTGCTTGCCGCCTATATTTTCTGTTATAACCTCTTCACCGGAGAAAAGGCGCTGCGCTGTCTGCTCTGGTGCGCGAATCTCAACGCGGCGGTAAACATCGTCTTCGCCGAACTGCTGATCAGAGATATGAACGGTCCCTTCTGGTTCATCATGAACGTGCCGGGGAACTATATCGGCAATACGGGACAGCAGGAGATGTTCGGCCTCTGGATGGCGATGGCCGCGATGAACGGCATCTTCCTCCATATGGTGTATTCGCAGTTCTCCGAGGCCGAGCCGAAAAAATACCGGAATATGAAGTACGCCAACCTTGTCATGCTGGCCTTTAATTCGTGGGGGCTCTGGAATTCGACGACGCGCGCGGGGATGCTCTCCCTGATGACGGGGACAATAATCCTCTCGGTCATAATCTGGAATTGCAAGCCGCGGAAGCTGCTGAAAAATGTCGGCTTTGCCTCGCTGCTGGTCGCTGTGATGCTTGTCGTCAACATCTGTATGGGCTACTTCGGCTGGAGCCGCGCCTACGCGCTGATAAACAAAACCTCCGACATGCTTTTGAACACCGCCAATTTCGGCGCGCGCCGCGAGATATGGCTCACGAGCTGGAATGTGGTCAAAGAACATCCTATCGCTGGCGTAGGACTCGGACATTATAAGTGGCATTACCTCGATGGGCAGCGCGATGCCTTCAAAGACTACCCGGAGATGAAGTGGCAGTTCACCTACTGGGCCCACAACGAATATCTGCAGTGGATGGCGGAGTTCGGCCTCTTCGGGACTCTGATTCTGCTGGGGGCGGCTCTCTGGTGGATATGGAGTTTTATCCGCGCGCTGACGCGGAAAAAGGATCTCTCCTATGCAGCGATGTGGGGCTGTGCCTTTGTCTATCTGATCTGGTTCGACGCTATATTCAGCCGTCCGTTCCACCGGATAGAGAATGTCATTTGGCTGTCACTGGCCTTTGCGGTAGCCAACCGGCAGCTGCTGCCGCTTTCGGCGAAATTCAGTGAGATCAGCCATGGTTTCATCTACCGGCTGCTAGGATTTTTTATGGCGGCGGTCGCCGTGATGGGGATGCTCTTTCTCTATTCGGGCTGCCGCGCCGATAAGTATCTGCGCGCGGCTTCGCTGACGAACAGCGCTTCACTGCAGCGCTACCGCATAGACGAGGCGCGCCATAGCCTGATGGGCAGGGACGAGGCGAACGAACAGCTGGCCTATCATCTGCTTGCCGTGGCAAACGTCACGAAGAAGCCGGAGGATCTTGCCGCCGGTATCGAGCAGCTATATCGGAGCTTCAAGACCAGACCGCAGGCAAAGCAGCTGCTTGAGCTGATAAACTTAGCGCAGCGCACGGGAAACCAGGCGCTTCTCTCAGAGCTGGTGCGGTATCTGCACCCCTCGGAATACCGAGTTGTCTCGGGCGACGTGGGGCCGCTCTCAAAATAGAATGAGGCGCGGCGTCAGTCCTGGATTTACCCTCATCGAAATAATGCTTGTAGTGGGGCTGGTCGGCATTATCGCCGCCGCCGCCCTCGCCCCGCTTGTCTTTACGATCCGTTCGCTGGAAGATGCGCAACGGCGGTGGGGGAGCTCTCACAACACCGCCGCCGCGGTGGATAAAATATATTCCGATATCCGCCGCGTCATTCCCAATCCCTCCTTTTCAACCTTTAAGATCATCCATAAGAGCGGTTTTTCGACCGAGGCCGACGACCGCCTCGTGATGTGGAGCGCCGCCCCCAAGTACGAGGGCAAAAATGTCGGCGTCGTGGTCTATAAGATCGTGACGAAAGGCATCCTTAACAACGCAAAACCCGGACTCTACCGCTGGGTGCTGGCCAATGTCCCCTCGGAGGCCACCGTATCGGGAGACATCTCCGGACGCTCCCCCTCGGAGCCGGATACGCCGATGGATGTCAACACCGACGAGCTTGATCCTAAAGGGGCGAAGCTTGTCCTTGCCGACGCGATCGGCGTGAAGTTTTATGTCTGGCAGGGGAACAAATGGGCCCAGGAATATGACGGAAAGCTCCCGAATCTTCTGAAGACCGAGATCATCACTAAAGAGGGCAGTTATTCACACACGGAGAGGTTTCCCAATGCGGCGGAGAAGTAACGGCTTTATCCTCGTCTCCGTCTTGCTCTCCACTACGCTGCTTCTCACATCGGCGACGGCTTTCGCCTGGTTTGCGCGTACCGAGGCGCTGCGGGTGTCGACACGCGAGAATATACTCAAATGCCGCAACGCCGCCGAGATCGCGGTGGGGGTCATCGGACGGAAGATCGCCGCAGACGACAATAAATACGACGGTTTCACCGAGCCGCTATACGCGCCTGGGCAGCGAACGAAAATAGAGATCGGTGATTATGATATTTCCGTTCAAATCACGCCGTTAAATGATAAAATATCAGTGAATGGGCTCCTGCTTCCCGACGGAGTTACCCTCCGTTCGGAATATGAGACCGCGTGGAACGCGATCTGGGAGGAATTAGAGCACGCGGAGCTTGCGGCGCCGGTACTTGACTTTATTGATAAGGACAAAAACCAGAAGCTTGGCGGAGCGGAGCGCGACGGCAATATAAATCGGCTTGTCTCGGATCTTAACGAGTTTAAGGCGATGCCGGAGATCAACGACAAGGTGCTGTGGGGCGACAAGGAGCATCCGGGCGGTCTGGCGAGGTATCTTACCGTTCCCGGAGGGCAGAAGATAAATATAAACGTCGTCGCGCCCGAGGTGATTGAGAAGCTGGACGACGGCCTCTCTCTCGCACACGCGCAGGATATCGCGGCGCAGCGTCTCGTCTCGCCGCTCACGAGTATGGAAGATCTGAAGCGCCTTCCGGGATTTCCCGCGGCGTTGGCGACGAAACTGGCGAATGTCATCGGTTTTGAAAGCACGCATTTTCTGCTTGAAATAAATGTAAAAGACAAGGTCGGCAATACAAGGAATTATCGGGTGATAGTGGAACGCAGCGGTAAAAAATGCAAAATATTCAGCTGGGAAGAGTAGCTTTCCCCGCGTTTATAATGACGAAGCCGCGGCGTCGGCCGGAGAGGAAGGATCAGTGCTGATAAAGGGTCATAAGATAATGGAAAAAATTTCCTTTGCGGCTAAGCCGGCGAAGGCTCCAAATAAGGTAAAGTTTTACCACCTCTCCTGTGAGAGGGGGGAACTTTTGTTGGCTGGCGAGACCGAAGCCTACTTTATCCCTTTTCGTACGGCTGCGGTATTTCCATTCTCCTTTCCCTTTGGACGCAAGGTCAATTTAAGGAGCGCGATAGCCCTTACCTTTAGGCCGATCCTCGGCGAACAGGAGTCCCGGCTCTCACTGGTGCCGCAGGTCACCGAGCAGCGCGCGAACCTCACGCGCGGCGCGGCCTGGTTCGTCTCCAGGGAAGAGATATCGGAATATGAGGAGCGGCTGGGCAAAAAAAGTATCTTTCTTCCAGCGCCGGCGGCCTTTGCCGCCGAAATAGGCGGCGACGGCCTTATTGTTTGGCAGGAGGGTGAGGCCTCCTGCGCCGTATGGTTTAAGGACTATACGCCGCAGCTTTACAGATACGCCTCCGGCGGCGCGGAAGAACTCGCGCAGTGGATGCGCAGCTATGTATCCTCAACTGGAGGGGAGATACCGGCGGAGAACGTCCGCATATTTTTCGCGGAAGATGTCTCGCGCGAGGAGCTGCGGCGTGCCGCCGCGGCGACCTTTGCCGCCGCGCCCGGCCTTGCGCGCCTTGACCTATCCAACCGCGGAGCCTCGATGGCCGAAC harbors:
- the dnaB gene encoding replicative DNA helicase, translated to MENNSAIDRIPPFNLEAERSVLGSCLLDSEALTAVMEGLSSEDFYDPRHRKAFEVMESMASRNVAVDSLTFRDEIKKQSLEERLGGISFIASLMESVTTTANIEYHIGIVRDKSIHRALIVVGSDISRLGFSEDVEVDDALETAEQRVFEIARTGKTTNIRSTREVLVSAMADIEKRLAGGLAVTGVPSGFKDFDSMSAGLQPGGLYILAARPSMGKTAFAINIAQYAAMQENIPVLVFSLEMSAEQIVQRMLSSEAKVNLRALFETKRQQNEQWKRLKDAAAAIEKSPVFIDDSSPLNTMELRGRCRRFFAKYGEGRGLIVVDYLQLMHAARRIENRTQEVSEISRTLKSIAREFKVPVLALSQLSRDVEKRDKKKPQLSDLRESGAIEQDADMVIFLYREAYYAQENDTNDATAEVIIAKNRNGPTGKVDLVFFREFARFENGYSSGY
- a CDS encoding O-antigen ligase family protein → MKTSNKKRTTESKSSWGLLDGGPVPLVPRWIFYPLIFVSLALPNLIFSGINWFDTLHIMKWAWAMVPVALISLIGGSILALYGAERTGFRLDIFGGVWFSLLAFVSLQPLWADIFALSTYMKEWFFFATLLAAYIFCYNLFTGEKALRCLLWCANLNAAVNIVFAELLIRDMNGPFWFIMNVPGNYIGNTGQQEMFGLWMAMAAMNGIFLHMVYSQFSEAEPKKYRNMKYANLVMLAFNSWGLWNSTTRAGMLSLMTGTIILSVIIWNCKPRKLLKNVGFASLLVAVMLVVNICMGYFGWSRAYALINKTSDMLLNTANFGARREIWLTSWNVVKEHPIAGVGLGHYKWHYLDGQRDAFKDYPEMKWQFTYWAHNEYLQWMAEFGLFGTLILLGAALWWIWSFIRALTRKKDLSYAAMWGCAFVYLIWFDAIFSRPFHRIENVIWLSLAFAVANRQLLPLSAKFSEISHGFIYRLLGFFMAAVAVMGMLFLYSGCRADKYLRAASLTNSASLQRYRIDEARHSLMGRDEANEQLAYHLLAVANVTKKPEDLAAGIEQLYRSFKTRPQAKQLLELINLAQRTGNQALLSELVRYLHPSEYRVVSGDVGPLSK
- a CDS encoding type II secretion system protein, with the translated sequence MRRGVSPGFTLIEIMLVVGLVGIIAAAALAPLVFTIRSLEDAQRRWGSSHNTAAAVDKIYSDIRRVIPNPSFSTFKIIHKSGFSTEADDRLVMWSAAPKYEGKNVGVVVYKIVTKGILNNAKPGLYRWVLANVPSEATVSGDISGRSPSEPDTPMDVNTDELDPKGAKLVLADAIGVKFYVWQGNKWAQEYDGKLPNLLKTEIITKEGSYSHTERFPNAAEK
- a CDS encoding type II secretion system protein GspK yields the protein MRRRSNGFILVSVLLSTTLLLTSATAFAWFARTEALRVSTRENILKCRNAAEIAVGVIGRKIAADDNKYDGFTEPLYAPGQRTKIEIGDYDISVQITPLNDKISVNGLLLPDGVTLRSEYETAWNAIWEELEHAELAAPVLDFIDKDKNQKLGGAERDGNINRLVSDLNEFKAMPEINDKVLWGDKEHPGGLARYLTVPGGQKININVVAPEVIEKLDDGLSLAHAQDIAAQRLVSPLTSMEDLKRLPGFPAALATKLANVIGFESTHFLLEINVKDKVGNTRNYRVIVERSGKKCKIFSWEE
- the gspL gene encoding type II secretion system protein GspL, which produces MLIKGHKIMEKISFAAKPAKAPNKVKFYHLSCERGELLLAGETEAYFIPFRTAAVFPFSFPFGRKVNLRSAIALTFRPILGEQESRLSLVPQVTEQRANLTRGAAWFVSREEISEYEERLGKKSIFLPAPAAFAAEIGGDGLIVWQEGEASCAVWFKDYTPQLYRYASGGAEELAQWMRSYVSSTGGEIPAENVRIFFAEDVSREELRRAAAATFAAAPGLARLDLSNRGASMAEQYEAFFNAAFRAIKIASAAGLMFLILSLFILVQNKYTAESFAAAPSEVYRLAVGEVSRSPLADITKRQRLLTGGGVQLTLEGTLANFAAAWKTLPAGTDIKVDAIRYGRERTEIEGQAPKTDDIQLLRDALAKNGFAVKLGDVQQIPGGGMRFTLNLAEGGR